The Topomyia yanbarensis strain Yona2022 unplaced genomic scaffold, ASM3024719v1 HiC_scaffold_404, whole genome shotgun sequence genome contains a region encoding:
- the LOC131695532 gene encoding uncharacterized protein LOC131695532, which yields MSEEDLLAEWKGRKVTEVHRITRPTLDGGREKTNTLILTIFGTTIPEHLFVGPIRIPTRIFYPAPMVCFQCLQYGHSKTRCKSKEVCPNCSKSAHVAEGERCIEPAYCRNCEGPHSASSRDCPAYKIEKEIMRIKVEQGISFNEARKNYNARNALTSFANIVKESTSTIKTDNENALIAQLRDENTKLKTQLKVQQESLVKDNHRIRENQTKMRDVIIELQKSVLELKQGNQQLHEKFIKEQANMQAMDTSNKITKKRRTQTPNTSPERVEAADEQNDMSSTEILLDISDEETAKTIPAVETNKRSPRPVRKKKLK from the coding sequence ATGTCTGAGGAAGATCTACTGGCCGAATGGAAAGGACGTAAAGTTACCGAGGTACACCGAATAACTCGTCCGACACTCGATGGGGGTCGGGAAAAAACAAATACCCTTATATTGACTATCTTCGGAACGACCATTCCGGAGCACCTTTTCGTTGGACCGATTCGAATCCCAACGCGAATATTTTACCCGGCACCAATGGTCTGCTTCCAATGCCTTCAGTATGGGCACTCCAAAACTCGGTGCAAAAGCAAAGAAGTTTGCCCAAACTGCTCTAAATCTGCGCACGTTGCAGAAGGTGAACGATGTATCGAACCAGCCTACTGTCGAAATTGCGAGGGCCCTCATTCCGCATCCAGTAGAGACTGCCCCGCGTACAAGATCGAGAAAGAAATAATGCGAATCAAAGTGGAGCAAGGAATCTCATTCAACGAAGCCAGAAAAAACTACAATGCTAGAAACGCCCTCACCTCGTTCGCAAATATTGTCAAGGAATCGACAAGCACCATCAAGACAGATAATGAAAATGCACTGATTGCCCAGCTCCGGGACGAAAACACCAAACTGAAAACACAGCTAAAAGTACAACAAGAATCCCTTGTCAAAGACAACCACAGAATACGCGAAAACCAAACCAAAATGAGAGATGTCATAATAGAACTACAAAAATCGGTGTTGGAACTAAAACAGGGGAACCAACAGCTTCACGAGAAATTCATAAAAGAACAAGCTAACATGCAAGCAATGGACACATCAAACAAGATAACAAAAAAGAGAAGGACACAAACTCCGAACACAAGCCCTGAACGAGTCGAAGCAGCGGACGAACAAAACGACATGAGCAGCACCGAAATCCTTTTGGACATATCCGATGAAGAAACCGCGAAGACTATCCCAGCTGTCGAGACAAATAAGCGATCACCGCGACCCGTgcgcaaaaagaaattaaaataa